In one Pseudomonas marginalis genomic region, the following are encoded:
- a CDS encoding hemagglutinin repeat-containing protein, with product MDVRPVTALKSLSQRGLALILANALFWQPLLAQAEGIVVSGPGTTLGQAGNGVPVVNIATPNGSGLSHNQFKDYNVGPNGVILNNATGMVQSTQLGGIIVGNPNLKGGAANVILNEVNGGSPSQLRGYTEVAGQSAKVIVANPYGVSCNGCGFINTPNVTLTTGKPILDQTGRLDRYQVDGGAVTIDGQGLNASNVDRFEIITRSAKINAKINARQLTVIAGRNDVDAQSLKTTARADDGSTKPELAIDSSALGGMYAGAIKLVGTEAGVGVKLDGTLAASGGDIQLDANGHLSMAQAAASGAVDIKAASLETKGAVYAGTTLKAQTKGTLKNSKTLAARDSITLTSNGQLTNSGIVEAGVNADNTRNTVGDVKLEAQHISNTGTVIANRELGATANTLDNQGGTMNAKQVLNVTAASVDNRNNGRLLSDGTQTLTVSGLLDNSQGGIIDSTGAFTLHGDTLDNSAGSLTGGGAITLDLIGDLINRNGKLASAGPLLIQRAAHVDNQGGKLASQGLLTLFANSIDNRNNGTLAANDGLTLTTSGLLQNGGNGLIHSEKSGVTLTAGTLDNDGGRIAAKAGDAQIDATDFNNGSGALFARDRVHLTGMNVDSGGEIAGNRIDVSLTGALVNRGLIESATALDVDTASLTNSGQMRALGTTGKTRYAIGGLLNNSGSLETANDQLSLAATRFQNTGGKVLHVGTGALDLSGISLDDVGGSLVTNGDLILDKANWTNSTAIQAGRLTVNVDNLQQTATGKLLGIRALVGSGKDWTVGGSVASQGSLDLSVDNLLNDHGLIFSGGDMNLKVDRLKNLGAAIYAMGNLRVDRDGQGGLATSIINSSGTIESERNLILAASTIQNIRTVLTTESGIYSASITPIACIDGVTGGDCEGGKQNRPFQITQRDHFIVSDATAASSITSGGNMLLTGGELLNSSSSIAAGGNLTAIVNQLTNVGVVTHDTQYDRVFTSARERKPGGWYREAAAFTQRYSAGQDMTGVEAGLASFIGKMESEKTDLRKTTQLMVPDQSYAAVIQAGGSVDVRAQAGIDNSVVQGGYTYVGSGANTKAPGYSTLVSLNAQLPADVAQQQVNPLGLPGFDLPTGQNGLFHLNDSDGAKGLPTSQFAANPHKYLIETNPLLTDMRQFMSSDYMLTKLGYDPDTAQRRLGDGFYEQRLIQQAVLARTGQRFIDGQTSDADLFKHLMDNAISSKSALNLSVGVSLTAEQVAALTHDIVWLENATVAGQQVLVPVLYLAQANNRLAPNGALISGTDVNLITGSHLNNAGTLRATGNLLANVGSNLTNSGLMEAGGRLDLLSGNNLTNRAGGVISAGNVNLAAGADLLNERSVTTHESASSYRSERSDFVDSAARIESANDLAMQAGGNINNVGGVLKSGADATVKAAGDVNITASKSLDSGAIGNRSSFTTIAQQGSVVEAGRDLHVIGGRDISAVASQVNAKRDVNLIATRDLNAIAAANEQHSTTNTKKVKSIEDHVQQVSSVIKAGGDATLSAGQNLQLVASQVNAGNEAYLVSGKNLELKAAENQDYSFYSKTKKTSQGKKFRLDETDVVNNVGSLVSAGTNSTLVAGADLLLAGSAVTAEKGATQLVAGQDVNILAVSNADSARHERKESKSSWGGLKSSKVQDKVDEKRTTAMGSMVSGETVTVAAKRDATVTGSNLVSTGDLAVQAGRDLTIDAAQNTFARTDMHKEKNRDLTGVLTGNKLGLDDMTGNQKLYINSSKHNGTANEMTLTGSTIGSSAGNVSLTAGRELKVVASDLVSTKNMELSGADVTVTSGMETASQTSKDSSKSLAVGRVIAGTVVDTANSIRDAAEAARSSDDPRLKAVKIAQAALSMYNLNNQAGDLAKQSTGFKDKTGGSAGNGSLIKIGTELANTRTKSSSEYTAQAAHQSNLNAGGKLSIIAAGDAPGTVGDLTITGSTLKADSTLLSAKNNILMQSAQNTTDRKNDGSRNRTAIGASFNIGEQNGFTIDLGAQTAKNLGSGGSVTQVNTTLDTGSLVLRSGQDTSLIGAQVRADRIDATIGGNLNILSRQDTETSKSKQNSAGFGASICIPPICYGSPVTASANLAASKMNSDYQAVTDQSGFFAGKGGYTIDVAKNTTLQGAVIASEATADKNLLLTDRLLVSDIKNKSEIKSQSAGVSVSGSYSGGATTLTPGALYGMSLNDSDHSYTRSAVSEGTIVVRNPEGAGDLVGLNRDTANANQRLDKPDEKAMQERMDLIKSSMELTKGIGDAIAAARIRAADDPNSDVNKATRLKLIDEGIANPTQAQISQRAQQDYGVGSSFQKASQAVTAVVQAAMGGSVGGALAGAAAPYLAETIRDRTKGDPTANLMAHAVLGAVLAKAGGNSALAGAAGAVAAEETARLIKENLYGDVSNENLTQAQKQTISSLATLAGGLSGSLSGKGALDAVAAAQVGRNAVENNYLSVPEATRKFVLSRKQMLGTITDKEKDELAYINVIDKDRDEAIRDACTTGNLSSSACGRLIEPARQALAEYEAPVSVRLLYKELYPADAKNAEAALRGLDDASILHDIVITDLASRSEKTRAEVEQQYDFVMTMHAITAAIAGGYGLKGLTSTTKVPASTLISGEAKVVGTGKSAANDASFNVPKGYTQEIDGTVNGPGGGTYKPTGTQDANGNQVFLAGNGNYYTLTEDRATRIVSPNPSAGIGATGKIGEDALKPLGGQSQVTFQTTQGVRVVDQLAPGALAHESKVGYTSLDANTALQVMKDTELLSRGMVNGVTWNFYRSPVTGRVGPAPALEKALSDAGIKIKVH from the coding sequence ATGGACGTTCGCCCTGTTACTGCCCTGAAAAGCCTGAGCCAACGCGGCCTGGCCCTGATCCTGGCCAACGCGTTGTTCTGGCAGCCGCTGCTGGCCCAGGCCGAGGGTATTGTGGTCAGCGGCCCCGGCACTACCCTCGGGCAGGCGGGCAACGGCGTTCCGGTGGTGAACATCGCCACGCCCAATGGCAGCGGGCTGTCCCATAACCAGTTCAAGGACTACAACGTCGGTCCCAACGGCGTGATCCTCAACAACGCCACGGGCATGGTGCAGAGCACGCAGCTGGGCGGGATCATCGTCGGCAACCCGAACCTCAAGGGCGGCGCTGCGAATGTCATCCTCAACGAAGTCAACGGCGGCAGCCCCAGCCAGTTGCGCGGCTACACCGAAGTGGCGGGGCAGTCCGCCAAGGTCATCGTGGCCAACCCGTATGGCGTGAGCTGTAACGGTTGCGGCTTTATCAATACCCCCAACGTCACCCTGACCACCGGCAAGCCGATTCTTGACCAGACCGGGCGCCTGGACCGCTACCAGGTGGATGGCGGTGCGGTGACCATCGACGGCCAGGGCTTGAACGCCAGCAACGTCGACCGCTTCGAGATCATTACCCGTTCGGCCAAGATCAACGCCAAGATCAATGCGCGCCAGCTCACCGTGATTGCCGGACGCAATGACGTCGACGCCCAAAGCCTGAAAACCACCGCGCGCGCCGACGACGGCAGCACCAAGCCGGAACTGGCCATCGACTCGTCGGCCCTGGGCGGCATGTATGCCGGTGCGATCAAACTGGTGGGCACCGAAGCCGGCGTGGGTGTGAAGCTCGACGGCACACTGGCAGCCAGTGGTGGCGATATTCAGCTCGACGCCAACGGCCACCTGAGCATGGCCCAGGCCGCCGCCAGCGGTGCGGTGGACATTAAGGCCGCGAGCCTGGAGACCAAGGGCGCCGTGTACGCGGGCACCACCCTCAAGGCACAGACCAAGGGCACCCTGAAAAACAGCAAGACCCTCGCCGCCCGCGACAGCATCACACTGACCAGCAACGGCCAACTGACCAACAGCGGCATCGTCGAGGCCGGGGTCAACGCCGATAACACGCGCAACACCGTCGGCGACGTCAAGCTCGAGGCCCAGCACATCAGCAATACCGGCACGGTGATCGCCAATCGCGAGCTCGGCGCCACCGCCAATACCCTGGACAACCAGGGCGGTACCATGAACGCCAAGCAGGTGTTGAACGTCACCGCCGCCAGCGTCGACAACCGCAACAACGGTCGCCTGCTCAGCGACGGCACGCAGACCCTCACCGTCAGCGGCCTGCTGGACAACAGCCAGGGCGGCATCATCGACAGCACCGGTGCCTTCACCCTGCACGGCGATACCCTGGACAACAGCGCCGGCAGCCTCACCGGTGGCGGCGCAATCACCCTGGACCTGATCGGCGACCTGATCAATCGCAATGGCAAGCTGGCGAGTGCCGGCCCGTTGCTGATCCAGCGCGCCGCCCACGTTGACAACCAGGGAGGCAAGCTCGCCAGCCAAGGTTTGCTGACCCTGTTCGCCAACAGCATCGACAATCGCAACAACGGTACCCTGGCCGCCAACGATGGCCTGACCCTGACCACCAGCGGCCTGCTGCAAAACGGCGGCAACGGCCTGATCCACAGTGAAAAGTCCGGCGTGACCCTCACCGCCGGCACCCTCGACAACGACGGTGGCCGCATCGCCGCCAAAGCCGGTGATGCGCAGATCGACGCCACTGACTTCAACAACGGCAGCGGCGCGCTGTTTGCTCGGGATCGTGTGCACCTGACCGGTATGAATGTGGATAGCGGCGGCGAGATCGCCGGCAACCGGATCGACGTCAGCCTGACCGGGGCCCTGGTTAACCGTGGCCTGATCGAGAGCGCCACCGCCCTCGACGTCGACACTGCCAGCCTCACCAACAGCGGCCAGATGCGCGCCCTCGGCACCACCGGCAAGACCCGCTACGCCATCGGCGGCCTGCTCAACAACAGCGGTAGCCTCGAGACCGCCAACGACCAATTGAGCCTCGCCGCCACCCGCTTCCAGAACACCGGCGGCAAGGTATTGCACGTGGGCACGGGTGCACTCGACCTCAGCGGCATCAGCCTCGACGATGTCGGCGGTAGCCTGGTGACCAATGGCGACCTGATCCTCGATAAAGCCAACTGGACCAACAGCACCGCGATCCAGGCCGGGCGCCTGACCGTCAACGTCGATAACCTGCAACAGACCGCCACCGGCAAACTGCTCGGCATCCGCGCCCTGGTCGGCAGCGGCAAGGACTGGACCGTGGGCGGCAGCGTCGCCAGCCAGGGCAGCCTGGATCTTTCGGTGGACAACCTGCTCAACGACCACGGCCTGATCTTCAGTGGCGGCGACATGAACCTCAAGGTCGACCGCCTGAAAAACCTCGGCGCCGCGATCTACGCCATGGGCAACCTGCGTGTCGATCGCGACGGCCAGGGCGGCCTGGCCACCAGCATCATCAACAGCTCGGGGACGATCGAGAGCGAGCGCAACCTGATCCTGGCGGCCAGCACGATCCAGAACATCCGTACTGTGCTCACCACCGAGTCCGGCATCTACAGCGCCTCCATCACGCCCATCGCCTGTATCGACGGGGTGACCGGTGGCGACTGCGAAGGCGGCAAGCAGAACCGGCCGTTCCAGATTACCCAGCGTGATCACTTCATCGTCAGCGATGCCACGGCAGCGTCCAGCATTACCTCGGGCGGCAACATGCTGCTCACCGGCGGCGAGCTGCTCAACAGCAGCAGTAGCATCGCCGCCGGCGGCAACCTCACGGCCATCGTCAACCAACTCACCAACGTCGGCGTCGTGACCCACGATACCCAGTATGACCGCGTCTTTACCTCAGCCCGCGAGCGCAAGCCCGGAGGCTGGTACCGTGAAGCCGCGGCCTTCACTCAACGCTATTCGGCAGGCCAGGACATGACCGGCGTCGAAGCCGGCCTGGCGTCGTTCATTGGCAAGATGGAGAGCGAAAAGACCGACCTGCGCAAAACCACCCAGCTGATGGTGCCCGACCAGAGCTACGCCGCCGTGATCCAGGCCGGTGGCAGTGTGGACGTGAGAGCCCAGGCCGGCATCGACAACAGCGTCGTGCAAGGTGGCTACACCTACGTCGGCAGCGGCGCCAACACCAAGGCGCCGGGCTACTCGACCCTGGTCAGCCTCAACGCGCAACTGCCAGCGGACGTTGCCCAGCAACAGGTCAACCCGCTGGGCCTGCCCGGCTTCGACCTGCCCACCGGCCAGAACGGCCTGTTCCACCTCAACGACAGCGATGGCGCCAAAGGCCTGCCCACCAGCCAGTTCGCGGCCAACCCGCACAAGTACCTGATCGAAACCAACCCGCTGCTCACCGACATGCGCCAGTTCATGAGCTCGGACTACATGCTGACCAAGCTCGGCTACGACCCCGACACCGCGCAACGTCGCCTGGGCGATGGCTTCTATGAACAACGCCTGATCCAGCAAGCCGTGCTCGCCCGCACCGGCCAGCGCTTCATCGATGGCCAGACCAGCGACGCCGACCTGTTCAAGCACCTGATGGACAACGCCATCAGCAGCAAAAGCGCCCTGAATTTGTCCGTAGGCGTGAGCCTCACCGCCGAACAAGTCGCTGCCCTGACCCACGACATCGTGTGGCTGGAAAACGCCACCGTCGCCGGGCAACAAGTGCTGGTGCCGGTGCTGTACCTGGCCCAGGCGAATAACCGCCTGGCACCCAACGGTGCATTGATTTCCGGCACCGACGTCAACCTGATCACCGGCAGCCACCTCAACAACGCCGGCACCTTGCGCGCCACCGGCAACCTGCTAGCGAACGTCGGCAGCAACCTCACCAACAGTGGGTTGATGGAAGCCGGTGGTCGCCTCGACCTGCTCAGCGGCAACAACCTGACCAACCGCGCAGGCGGTGTGATCAGCGCGGGCAACGTCAACCTCGCCGCCGGCGCCGACCTGCTCAACGAACGCAGCGTCACCACCCACGAAAGCGCCAGCAGCTACCGCAGCGAACGCAGCGACTTCGTCGACAGCGCCGCGCGCATCGAATCGGCCAACGATCTGGCCATGCAGGCTGGCGGCAACATCAACAACGTCGGCGGCGTGCTCAAGAGCGGTGCCGATGCCACAGTCAAGGCGGCGGGCGACGTCAACATCACCGCCTCGAAAAGCCTCGACAGCGGCGCCATCGGCAACCGCTCCAGTTTCACCACCATCGCCCAGCAAGGCTCGGTGGTCGAGGCCGGCCGCGACCTGCATGTGATTGGCGGGCGCGACATCAGCGCCGTGGCCAGCCAGGTCAATGCCAAACGCGACGTCAACCTGATTGCCACCCGCGACCTCAACGCCATCGCGGCGGCCAACGAGCAGCACTCCACGACCAACACGAAAAAGGTCAAGAGCATCGAAGACCACGTGCAGCAAGTGTCCAGCGTGATCAAGGCCGGCGGCGACGCCACCCTGAGCGCCGGGCAGAACCTGCAACTGGTCGCCAGCCAGGTCAATGCCGGCAACGAGGCGTACCTGGTATCCGGTAAAAACCTCGAGCTCAAAGCCGCCGAAAACCAGGACTACAGCTTCTACAGCAAGACCAAGAAAACCTCCCAGGGCAAAAAATTCCGCCTGGATGAAACCGATGTGGTGAACAACGTTGGCAGCCTGGTCAGCGCGGGGACGAACAGCACCCTCGTCGCCGGTGCCGACCTGCTGCTGGCTGGGAGTGCCGTCACTGCTGAAAAAGGCGCCACACAACTCGTGGCCGGCCAGGACGTGAACATCCTCGCCGTCAGCAACGCCGACAGCGCCCGCCACGAACGCAAGGAAAGCAAAAGCAGCTGGGGCGGCCTGAAGTCGAGCAAAGTCCAGGACAAAGTCGACGAAAAACGCACCACCGCCATGGGCAGCATGGTCTCCGGCGAAACCGTCACCGTCGCGGCCAAACGCGATGCCACGGTCACCGGTTCCAACCTGGTCAGCACCGGCGACCTCGCCGTCCAGGCCGGCCGCGACCTGACCATCGACGCGGCGCAAAACACCTTCGCCCGCACCGACATGCACAAGGAAAAAAATCGCGACCTCACCGGCGTGCTGACCGGCAACAAGCTCGGTCTGGACGACATGACCGGCAACCAGAAGCTGTACATAAACAGCTCGAAGCACAACGGCACGGCCAATGAAATGACCTTGACCGGCAGCACGATTGGTTCGAGCGCGGGCAATGTGTCGTTGACGGCGGGGCGTGAGTTGAAGGTGGTGGCCAGTGATCTGGTGAGCACCAAGAACATGGAGTTGAGTGGGGCTGATGTCACCGTTACTTCGGGGATGGAGACGGCCAGTCAGACCAGTAAGGACAGTTCCAAGAGCTTGGCGGTTGGGCGAGTGATTGCGGGCACCGTGGTCGACACCGCCAACAGCATCCGCGACGCAGCCGAGGCGGCGCGCAGCTCCGACGATCCGCGCCTCAAGGCCGTGAAGATCGCTCAGGCGGCGCTGTCGATGTACAACCTGAATAACCAGGCGGGCGATCTCGCTAAACAAAGTACCGGCTTCAAGGACAAGACCGGTGGCTCTGCCGGCAACGGGTCACTGATCAAGATCGGTACCGAACTGGCCAACACCCGCACCAAAAGCAGCAGCGAATACACGGCGCAGGCCGCTCACCAGAGCAACCTCAACGCCGGGGGTAAACTGTCGATCATCGCCGCGGGCGATGCGCCGGGCACTGTGGGTGACTTGACGATTACCGGCAGTACGTTGAAAGCCGACAGCACGTTGCTGTCCGCGAAAAACAACATCCTGATGCAAAGCGCACAGAACACCACCGACCGCAAAAACGACGGTTCACGCAACAGGACCGCTATCGGTGCCAGCTTCAACATAGGCGAGCAAAACGGTTTCACCATCGACCTCGGTGCACAAACCGCCAAGAACCTTGGCTCGGGTGGCTCGGTTACCCAGGTCAACACCACTCTGGACACCGGCTCGCTGGTGCTGCGCAGCGGCCAGGACACCAGCCTGATCGGCGCGCAGGTACGCGCTGACCGTATCGATGCCACCATCGGCGGCAACCTCAACATTCTGTCGCGCCAAGACACCGAAACGTCCAAGAGCAAGCAGAACAGCGCAGGCTTCGGTGCGAGCATCTGCATTCCGCCGATCTGTTATGGCTCCCCGGTAACCGCGTCCGCGAACCTGGCGGCGTCGAAGATGAACAGCGACTACCAGGCGGTGACCGACCAGAGCGGCTTCTTTGCCGGTAAGGGTGGCTACACCATCGATGTGGCGAAAAACACCACCCTGCAAGGTGCGGTGATTGCCAGTGAAGCCACGGCCGACAAAAACCTGCTGCTCACCGATCGGCTGCTGGTCAGCGACATCAAGAATAAGAGCGAGATCAAGAGCCAATCGGCCGGCGTCAGCGTCTCCGGTTCCTACAGTGGCGGCGCGACTACCCTCACGCCGGGTGCCTTGTATGGAATGTCGCTGAACGATTCGGACCACAGCTACACGCGCAGTGCCGTCAGCGAAGGCACGATCGTGGTGCGCAACCCTGAAGGCGCGGGTGACCTGGTCGGCCTGAACCGCGACACCGCCAACGCCAACCAGCGTCTCGACAAGCCTGATGAAAAGGCCATGCAGGAACGCATGGATCTGATCAAGAGTTCGATGGAGTTGACCAAGGGCATTGGTGATGCGATTGCTGCGGCCAGGATCAGGGCCGCTGACGACCCTAACAGTGACGTCAACAAAGCCACGCGCCTGAAGTTGATTGATGAGGGTATCGCCAATCCGACACAGGCTCAGATCAGCCAGCGTGCCCAGCAGGATTATGGCGTTGGCAGCAGCTTCCAGAAGGCCAGCCAGGCAGTGACTGCCGTGGTGCAAGCGGCGATGGGTGGCAGCGTAGGTGGGGCGTTGGCGGGGGCGGCGGCGCCATATCTGGCAGAAACAATCAGGGACAGGACCAAGGGCGACCCTACAGCCAATCTGATGGCCCATGCGGTACTGGGTGCTGTGCTCGCCAAGGCTGGCGGTAACTCAGCACTCGCTGGTGCAGCCGGTGCTGTGGCGGCAGAGGAAACCGCACGTCTGATCAAAGAGAACCTGTATGGCGATGTCAGTAACGAGAACCTGACCCAGGCGCAAAAGCAGACGATCTCCAGCCTCGCGACCTTGGCGGGTGGCCTTTCAGGATCGTTGTCCGGCAAGGGCGCACTGGATGCGGTGGCAGCGGCTCAGGTTGGGAGGAATGCGGTTGAGAATAACTATCTCAGCGTGCCGGAAGCGACCCGTAAGTTTGTGCTTTCACGCAAGCAAATGCTGGGCACCATCACTGACAAAGAAAAAGATGAACTCGCGTATATAAACGTTATCGATAAAGATCGAGATGAAGCGATTCGCGATGCCTGCACTACCGGAAATTTGTCCAGTTCCGCTTGCGGTCGTTTGATCGAACCTGCACGTCAGGCTCTTGCGGAATACGAGGCTCCTGTCTCTGTCCGTCTGCTTTATAAAGAACTTTACCCGGCTGATGCAAAAAATGCCGAGGCTGCATTACGTGGCTTAGACGATGCCAGCATTCTCCACGACATCGTGATAACGGACCTTGCGAGCCGTTCTGAGAAAACGCGGGCGGAAGTTGAGCAACAGTATGATTTTGTCATGACGATGCATGCCATCACGGCGGCGATTGCTGGGGGGTACGGATTAAAAGGGTTAACGTCTACTACAAAAGTGCCTGCATCGACTTTGATTTCTGGAGAGGCCAAAGTTGTCGGAACCGGAAAATCAGCAGCAAACGACGCGAGCTTTAATGTTCCCAAAGGCTACACACAAGAAATTGATGGAACCGTGAACGGCCCCGGTGGTGGGACTTACAAACCTACCGGAACGCAGGACGCCAATGGCAATCAGGTGTTTCTGGCCGGTAATGGTAACTACTACACGTTGACCGAGGATAGAGCGACGCGAATTGTTTCTCCTAATCCGTCCGCCGGAATTGGAGCAACAGGGAAAATCGGGGAGGATGCCCTAAAACCATTGGGTGGTCAGTCTCAAGTTACCTTCCAAACGACCCAAGGCGTGCGTGTCGTCGACCAGCTAGCTCCAGGTGCTTTGGCTCATGAGTCCAAGGTTGGATACACTTCACTCGACGCCAATACAGCCCTTCAGGTGATGAAGGATACGGAGCTCCTGAGCCGCGGTATGGTTAATGGGGTAACATGGAATTTTTATAGGAGCCCCGTCACAGGACGCGTTGGACCTGCGCCAGCCCTTGAAAAAGCTTTGTCCGACGCGGGAATCAAAATTAAGGTGCATTGA